In one Salvelinus sp. IW2-2015 unplaced genomic scaffold, ASM291031v2 Un_scaffold1858, whole genome shotgun sequence genomic region, the following are encoded:
- the LOC112072223 gene encoding homologous-pairing protein 2 homolog isoform X1 has protein sequence MSKKDNGGLTVIFAYLNEKNRPYSAQDVFNNLQKQHGLGKTAVVKAMEQLALEGKIKEKTYGKQKIYFADQAQFAEVSEADLKAIDSRISDLSTQVQAISQGCRQLDAELKELNSSLTTEEMMSEIQELEEECSGYRERLEKINSATNHVTPEQKEMVYKERHLYVKEWKKRKRLASDMMGSILEGYPKTKKQFLEEVGVETDEDCKVTLPST, from the exons ATGAGCAAAAAAGACAACGGAG GTTTAACAGTCATATTTGCTTACCTGAACGAGAAGAACCGTCCTTACAGTGCCCAAGATGTCTTTAACAATTTACAGAAGCAGCACGGCCTGGGAAAGACG GCTGTGGTTAAAGCCATGGAACAGTTGGCACTGGAAGGGAAGATCAAAGAGAAAACCTATGGGAAGCAAAAGATCTACTTTGCTGATCAG GCCCAGTTTGCAGAGGTGAGTGAGGCAGATCTGAAGGCCATCGACAGTCGCATCTCTGACCTCAGCACACAGGTGCAGGCTATCTCTCAGGGCTGCAGACAGCTGGATGCAG AGCTGAAGGAGCTCAACAGCTCCCTGACCACAGAGGAAATGATGTCAGAGATCCAGGAGCTGGAAGAAGAGTGTTCTGGTTACAGGGAGCGCCTGGAGAAGATCAACTCAGCGACCAATCATGTCACACCAGAGCAGAAGGAGATG GTTTACAAGGAGAGACATCTCTACGTGAAAGagtggaagaagaggaagagactg GCATCTGACATGATGGGTTCCATTTTGGAGGGATACCCCAAGACCAAGAAGCAATTTCTG GAAGAAGTTGGCGTGGAGACTGATGAGGACTGTAAAGTGACTTTGCCAAGTACCTGA
- the LOC112072223 gene encoding homologous-pairing protein 2 homolog isoform X2, which translates to MSKKDNGGLTVIFAYLNEKNRPYSAQDVFNNLQKQHGLGKTAQFAEVSEADLKAIDSRISDLSTQVQAISQGCRQLDAELKELNSSLTTEEMMSEIQELEEECSGYRERLEKINSATNHVTPEQKEMVYKERHLYVKEWKKRKRLASDMMGSILEGYPKTKKQFLEEVGVETDEDCKVTLPST; encoded by the exons ATGAGCAAAAAAGACAACGGAG GTTTAACAGTCATATTTGCTTACCTGAACGAGAAGAACCGTCCTTACAGTGCCCAAGATGTCTTTAACAATTTACAGAAGCAGCACGGCCTGGGAAAGACG GCCCAGTTTGCAGAGGTGAGTGAGGCAGATCTGAAGGCCATCGACAGTCGCATCTCTGACCTCAGCACACAGGTGCAGGCTATCTCTCAGGGCTGCAGACAGCTGGATGCAG AGCTGAAGGAGCTCAACAGCTCCCTGACCACAGAGGAAATGATGTCAGAGATCCAGGAGCTGGAAGAAGAGTGTTCTGGTTACAGGGAGCGCCTGGAGAAGATCAACTCAGCGACCAATCATGTCACACCAGAGCAGAAGGAGATG GTTTACAAGGAGAGACATCTCTACGTGAAAGagtggaagaagaggaagagactg GCATCTGACATGATGGGTTCCATTTTGGAGGGATACCCCAAGACCAAGAAGCAATTTCTG GAAGAAGTTGGCGTGGAGACTGATGAGGACTGTAAAGTGACTTTGCCAAGTACCTGA